The DNA segment GGGATCCCACTTGGCGCTGGTTTGTCAGGTCAGCAAATTCGCTGAGTATGGAAGTGAAGCGAAGAGGACCTGCTGGCTTGATCAGCGTAGGGCTGAGCGGCGTATGTCTTGAAGGCTTGCCTTTTACATCGCTTTGTGACACAGGGTCCTGTAGCCTCCGATTACGCACGTCGACTAACAGTCCAAAGTGGCGCAGAAAATCCGCCCCGAGGATGGCGAATTTCACGTCGGCTAGTATAAAGATCCATCGCAGCGTTCTCTGCGGGCCCAGACTGACGGTTAGGGAGCGGTTTCCGTACGTGGTGATGGCCGTGTTGTTGACTGCTTGCAGAGGCGATGTGTTCGGGCGCTTCCGGTCCGCGGGCGATGCTGGGAGTACGCTCACTTCTGCGCCTGTGTTGACGAGGAAGCGGAAGCCGCTGTTGCGGTCGGTTAGGAAAAATACTGATGAGCGACGTTCTTGCATGGCAGAAGCGCTGGTCGCCCTCAGCGCCTGCCCGGGGCGTTTCCCGAGAGCTCGCAGGGTGGTATGCATTTGCGTGCAGCATTGCCGAACTTGCGATGGTACCAACATAGTTTTTGGCGTTTCGTAGGCGATTGCGGAGCACCCCGACTGGTTGACCGTGACGCGGTATGGAGGGCGGCCACGGAATCCACGAGACGCGATATTTCGTTCTTCATCTCTTGAAGCTGTTCATGTGGAGACGGTTCGCTTGGACGGCCGCGACAGATGTGGGAGCTACCACCATGAGCTTGTCGGCTAACTCGGCCAGTTTGGATAGATCGTTCTCATTTCAGGCAGTCATGACCATTCTGACGTTCGGGGGAATTTTCTGTAGAAATATTTCTCGGAGCAGCAGGCTGTCAAGACCGTCCACTTTGCTGCCCAATAATTGCTGCATGTGACGCAGCAGCTGGCTTGGCGTTCTGTCGCCGAGGCTGGCTTCATGAAGAAGCTGCTGTAGCCGTTGGCTTTCGGAGGGCGTGATCCTGCGAATGAGTGTTGCCTTCAAGGCCTCGTAAGCGTTGTCTGCTGGTGGAGAAAGCAACAGGTCTCGAACTTCGCTAGCGGTTGATGGGGGCAGACTGCTCACCACATAATGGTATTTCGTCGAATATGCTGTGATGCGCCGTGCAGCGAATTGAGATTCTACCTGAATGAACCACAATGCAGGATCCGCAGTCCAAAACGGAGGCAGTTTGACGTCGACGCCGGAGAGTGTAGGAATTTCGGTGCCTTGAGGTGTGTCCATAGCCCTTAGCTGCTCGTGCGGGTCACAAATGTTGTGTGGGACGCGAGCGTGGCTAGAAATCAGCAGACATAAGCGAGTAGTGCGTCCCTGAAGACCAAGCAACAACTTACTTTTATTTCCTAATCGTACAGCCTCTACGGCTcggttgcgcaccctcgcaccacttccCTTTCCCGCACACAACGCGATAAGATTTCACCGAACCAAAGATGGGAAagggtgtctggctgctgctgtgcgaccgtgaggcCGCCACAAACGCGAGGAtccccgtggcgcaagacgatggagggCAAGAAAAGTCAGCGGCCTCAGAAGCGGTACCGGATCGCAGAGGCGCAGTTTCGGCATATCttgttaaatggtcgaccg comes from the Dermacentor silvarum isolate Dsil-2018 chromosome 9, BIME_Dsil_1.4, whole genome shotgun sequence genome and includes:
- the LOC119463991 gene encoding uncharacterized protein LOC119463991 translates to MDTPQGTEIPTLSGVDVKLPPFWTADPALWFIQVESQFAARRITAYSTKYHYVVSSLPPSTASEVRDLLLSPPADNAYEALKATLIRRITPSESQRLQQLLHEASLGDRTPSQLLRHMQQLLGSKVDGLDSLLLREIFLQKIPPNVRMVMTA